A section of the Haloferax sp. Atlit-12N genome encodes:
- the aceB gene encoding malate synthase AceB: MSSDRNYEREFVRTFFTSPTAVSGENSAKMLQSAAQLRGMQAPDTWIPDNEDATAPSMRAEGVQNLVEVVSEHGADFPGEIHPRVVWHRDDPTTRYEGFKQMLEITDPENGAVEHIDGFVIPEVGDLDDWKKADEFITIIENEHGLEEGSLSMSVIIESGEAELAMSDLRAEKGKPSNNLERLFLLVDGQVDYTKDMRAMTPTGELPAWAELRHNTSRGASAANCIAVDGPYDDIRDVEGYRERMVENRAMGMTGIWALTPGQVVTANEAPLPPKTGSWLLELDDDEIELDDEDGRQVYDGDELSLEQVDDDSYVLRVDGEEQELDGEELHEELLDLTTYVPSMDDIVDSMEEFEAAKEAGKGAIAMTQATTLVIDGVEVDIAKDRMWDEATYQAAMTPVALFQDVYEHRPDQHDALEEMYGADIVERAMAVGTDD; the protein is encoded by the coding sequence ATGAGTAGCGACAGAAACTACGAACGAGAGTTCGTACGTACGTTCTTCACCTCGCCGACGGCGGTCAGCGGCGAGAACTCGGCGAAGATGTTGCAGAGCGCGGCACAACTGCGGGGGATGCAGGCCCCCGACACCTGGATTCCGGACAACGAAGACGCCACCGCGCCGTCGATGCGGGCCGAAGGCGTCCAGAACCTCGTCGAGGTCGTCTCCGAACACGGGGCCGACTTCCCCGGCGAGATTCATCCCCGCGTCGTGTGGCACCGCGACGACCCCACGACCCGCTACGAGGGCTTCAAGCAGATGCTCGAAATCACCGACCCCGAAAACGGTGCGGTCGAGCACATCGACGGCTTCGTCATCCCCGAAGTCGGCGACCTCGACGACTGGAAGAAGGCCGACGAGTTCATCACCATCATCGAGAACGAACACGGCCTCGAAGAGGGAAGCCTGTCGATGTCGGTCATCATCGAGAGCGGTGAAGCCGAACTCGCGATGAGCGATCTCCGCGCGGAGAAGGGCAAGCCGTCCAACAACCTCGAACGGCTGTTCCTCCTGGTCGACGGGCAGGTCGACTACACGAAGGACATGCGCGCCATGACGCCGACCGGCGAGCTTCCGGCGTGGGCCGAACTTCGACACAACACCTCCCGCGGCGCGAGTGCCGCCAACTGCATCGCCGTCGACGGCCCGTACGACGACATCCGCGACGTCGAAGGCTACCGCGAGCGCATGGTCGAGAACCGCGCCATGGGGATGACGGGCATCTGGGCGCTCACGCCCGGACAGGTCGTCACCGCCAACGAGGCTCCCCTGCCGCCGAAGACCGGCAGTTGGCTCCTCGAACTCGACGACGACGAAATCGAACTCGACGACGAGGACGGTCGCCAGGTGTACGACGGCGACGAACTCTCGCTCGAACAGGTCGACGACGACAGCTACGTGCTCCGCGTCGACGGCGAAGAACAGGAACTCGACGGCGAGGAACTCCACGAGGAGCTCCTCGACCTGACCACCTACGTCCCGAGCATGGACGACATCGTCGACTCCATGGAGGAGTTCGAGGCGGCCAAGGAGGCCGGCAAGGGCGCGATTGCGATGACGCAAGCGACGACGCTCGTCATCGACGGCGTCGAAGTCGACATCGCCAAGGACCGCATGTGGGACGAGGCGACGTATCAGGCAGCGATGACGCCTGTCGCCCTGTTCCAGGACGTGTACGAGCACCGCCCGGACCAACACGACGCGCTCGAAGAGATGTACGGCGCCGACATCGTCGAGCGCGCGATGGCAGTCGGGACAGACGACTAA
- a CDS encoding nucleoside deaminase, translating to MTTHFDDFDHEAHMRECFELAREAAARGDEPFGSVLVRDDEVVMRDSNRIVTESDIRRHPELHLAYRACREYDPDERAETVMYTSTEPCPMCAGGMATAGFARVVYGVGGDEIGEFTGSSPGVRSAAILDGITAVVGPVLNEEARRVHREYEW from the coding sequence GTGACGACTCACTTCGACGACTTCGACCACGAGGCGCACATGCGCGAGTGTTTCGAACTCGCCCGCGAGGCCGCCGCGCGGGGCGACGAACCGTTCGGCTCCGTCCTCGTTCGCGACGACGAGGTCGTCATGCGCGACTCGAACCGCATCGTGACGGAGTCCGACATTCGTCGGCACCCCGAGTTACACCTCGCCTATCGGGCGTGCCGAGAGTACGACCCCGACGAGCGGGCGGAGACGGTGATGTACACCAGCACCGAACCCTGTCCCATGTGTGCCGGCGGGATGGCGACCGCTGGCTTCGCGCGCGTCGTGTACGGCGTCGGCGGCGACGAAATCGGAGAGTTCACGGGTTCGAGTCCCGGCGTCCGGTCGGCGGCAATTCTCGATGGTATCACCGCGGTAGTCGGACCCGTGCTGAACGAGGAAGCCCGCCGAGTTCACCGAGAATACGAGTGGTAA
- a CDS encoding rubrerythrin-like domain-containing protein: MRDVESTPGEEGTYECFECGGIVLTEHNPLRCPDCGGAMRNRRTAIE; this comes from the coding sequence ATGAGAGATGTCGAATCCACCCCCGGCGAGGAAGGAACGTACGAATGCTTCGAGTGTGGCGGTATCGTCCTCACCGAGCACAACCCGCTGCGCTGTCCGGACTGCGGCGGGGCGATGCGCAACCGACGGACGGCGATTGAGTAA